One region of Limnothrix sp. FACHB-406 genomic DNA includes:
- a CDS encoding Uma2 family endonuclease, translating to MVAQIPPSEPGKVQPKPIEYPDSDGQPMADNTKQFHWIQTIQSNLATIFSDDPQVFVAGDLLWYPLEGSNTIRQAPDVMVVFGVPKGDRGSYMQWREHNIAPQVVFEIWSPGNRFGEMLKKQMFYNRYGVEEYYIYDPDRNELNILTRGDRGDLEPVENPQNWVSPRLGIRCQLDEETLTLFGPDGRPFSTLLEERQRADRERERADRLAARLRELGLDPDAIAP from the coding sequence ATGGTTGCTCAAATTCCCCCCAGTGAGCCGGGAAAAGTCCAGCCCAAGCCGATCGAATATCCCGACAGTGACGGCCAGCCGATGGCAGACAACACAAAGCAATTTCACTGGATCCAAACTATTCAAAGCAACCTCGCCACCATTTTCAGTGACGATCCGCAGGTGTTTGTGGCCGGTGATTTGCTTTGGTATCCCCTGGAAGGCAGCAACACCATTCGCCAAGCGCCCGATGTGATGGTTGTTTTTGGGGTTCCCAAGGGCGATCGGGGTTCCTATATGCAGTGGCGCGAACACAACATCGCCCCTCAAGTGGTGTTTGAAATTTGGTCGCCGGGCAATCGCTTTGGGGAAATGCTGAAAAAGCAGATGTTCTATAACCGCTATGGCGTTGAGGAATATTACATCTATGACCCCGATCGCAATGAATTGAACATTTTGACGCGGGGAGACAGGGGCGATCTGGAACCTGTTGAGAATCCCCAAAACTGGGTCAGTCCTCGGCTGGGCATTCGCTGCCAACTAGATGAAGAAACTCTCACCCTGTTTGGGCCCGATGGCCGGCCCTTTTCCACCTTGCTGGAAGAGCGGCAACGGGCCGATCGGGAACGGGAGCGGGCCGATCGGCTGGCGGCCCGGTTGCGGGAACTGGGCTTGGATCCTGACGCGATCGCTCCCTAG
- a CDS encoding septum site-determining protein MinC: MTDLGFGLRFELRFELEFGIVHPVLEICRFGAASNGAGGRPVHCIEPLSGRSPGLLIMVEAAAFSEHPHPEESENLENLESLENLESLETLAEENLEALEDLPEPEELPDRPVAHGDDLPDDLVSALAMPLRGAKLPSTSATTQQPAEQPSTAHDPAESPTETGSETGSEVPVAELPPLSPEAAKLARELLTGADRPVADLTGERGPQVRLWIPGWAELTGSTGSIGSLESAETEPATGRESPPESPAESQPEAAAPEAIEPIPAAEINSSAQTLSEAKPSEIKTSNTKDSQESKESADRTQPVRLVLPPDFVAEQPDRGLAWTDLWQQLMHRLYGGERGWTPDGPVTLQAIDRTLEARQLKAIADALQEVQLRLTRVETNHPATAALAIEMGYALQFTPPEPTQEPIAADPDLDLAPDCLYLDKTLRSGVEIRYPGTVVIRGDANPGSAIVAGGDILVWGRLCGVAHAGINGNESAIIMALNLATNQVRIASRTARVPESKLDVPCPEVAYISGKGIRISPAADFAKNEVRSRLGEPPA; this comes from the coding sequence GTGACCGACTTGGGATTTGGGTTGCGATTTGAGTTGCGATTTGAGTTGGAATTTGGGATTGTCCACCCCGTGCTCGAAATTTGCCGTTTTGGAGCCGCAAGCAACGGAGCCGGCGGCCGTCCGGTACACTGCATAGAGCCGTTGTCGGGTCGATCGCCCGGTTTGCTGATCATGGTTGAAGCTGCTGCATTTTCTGAGCACCCACATCCTGAAGAATCAGAGAATTTAGAGAATTTAGAAAGTTTAGAGAATTTAGAAAGTTTAGAAACCCTTGCAGAAGAAAACCTGGAAGCCTTAGAAGATTTGCCAGAGCCGGAGGAATTACCCGATCGGCCGGTGGCCCACGGCGATGACTTGCCCGATGATTTGGTGTCGGCCTTGGCGATGCCCTTGCGGGGAGCCAAATTGCCCTCCACATCCGCAACCACCCAGCAGCCGGCCGAACAGCCTTCAACTGCGCATGACCCGGCTGAATCGCCCACCGAAACCGGCTCGGAAACCGGCAGCGAAGTTCCTGTGGCCGAGTTGCCGCCCCTGTCGCCAGAAGCGGCCAAGCTGGCGCGAGAATTGCTGACGGGAGCCGATCGCCCCGTGGCGGATCTGACTGGGGAACGGGGGCCCCAAGTGCGCCTTTGGATTCCGGGCTGGGCTGAATTGACTGGATCTACTGGATCTATTGGATCTCTCGAATCTGCGGAGACAGAACCCGCGACGGGTCGGGAATCGCCGCCAGAATCCCCAGCCGAATCCCAGCCAGAAGCGGCGGCTCCTGAGGCGATCGAACCTATCCCGGCTGCCGAGATCAATTCTTCTGCCCAAACGCTCTCCGAGGCCAAACCCTCCGAGATTAAAACCAGCAACACCAAAGACAGCCAAGAAAGCAAAGAAAGCGCCGATCGAACCCAACCGGTGCGCCTGGTGCTGCCGCCGGACTTTGTGGCCGAACAGCCCGATCGGGGCTTGGCCTGGACCGATTTGTGGCAGCAATTGATGCATCGGCTGTATGGGGGGGAGCGGGGCTGGACACCCGACGGGCCCGTCACGCTGCAAGCGATCGATCGCACCTTGGAAGCCAGGCAACTGAAGGCGATCGCCGATGCCCTTCAGGAGGTGCAATTGCGGCTGACCCGGGTGGAAACCAACCATCCCGCCACCGCAGCCCTGGCGATCGAAATGGGCTATGCCCTTCAGTTCACACCGCCCGAACCCACCCAGGAACCGATCGCGGCCGATCCTGACCTCGACCTTGCGCCCGATTGTTTGTATTTGGACAAAACCTTGCGATCGGGGGTGGAAATTCGTTATCCGGGCACGGTGGTGATTCGCGGCGATGCCAACCCCGGCAGCGCGATCGTGGCCGGGGGCGACATTCTCGTTTGGGGGCGGCTCTGTGGCGTGGCCCACGCGGGCATTAATGGCAACGAAAGCGCCATCATCATGGCCCTGAACCTGGCGACCAATCAGGTGCGCATTGCCAGCCGCACGGCCCGGGTTCCCGAGTCCAAGCTCGATGTGCCCTGTCCGGAAGTGGCTTACATTTCCGGAAAAGGGATCCGAATCTCACCGGCCGCCGACTTTGCCAAAAATGAAGTGCGATCGCGCCTGGGGGAACCACCCGCCTAA
- a CDS encoding N-acetylmuramoyl-L-alanine amidase: protein MGRVLLSAGHGGYENGVLDPGIMAAGTTEAREMIWLREATAQTLQRRGIEVLTVPDDLSLQQTIAWINARGRTGDVALEIHLDGSSNPATRGTTVYFIANNQVRQTQAEILLRSTLARVPQLLSRGALPDTATGLGNRLFCRQLTVPSLLVEVGFLTNETDRTILKNQGWGIATGLSDGLQQILLEFPAQPYSSIQIEVNNQRYPERGVLINGNSYIPIDLADRLGIKVATNPQIVRVRYQNIVYFKAIDLRQYNISVGWNSQTRAVTLRTNLLVSNTLKGQIMGLGSTVDAQMLTFLRAFNPNAGSQFPDLPRLYREEAIAEGVNFDLAFAQMCVETDFLQFPGPTKSSQNNFGGLGALGGNPEGASFASARLGVRAHIQHLKAYASTEPLANAVVDPRFSFVPRGVAPTVALLSGRWEADMNYGDKILSRTRQLYEVSGLL, encoded by the coding sequence ATGGGGCGGGTTCTCCTTTCAGCGGGCCATGGGGGCTATGAAAACGGGGTTTTGGATCCTGGCATTATGGCGGCAGGAACCACCGAAGCCCGGGAAATGATTTGGCTGCGGGAAGCCACGGCCCAAACCCTGCAACGGCGGGGCATTGAAGTGCTGACGGTTCCCGATGACTTGAGCCTGCAACAGACGATCGCTTGGATCAATGCCCGAGGACGCACCGGAGATGTGGCCTTGGAAATTCACCTGGATGGTTCCAGCAACCCCGCCACCCGAGGCACGACGGTCTATTTCATTGCGAATAATCAGGTGCGCCAAACCCAGGCAGAAATTCTGTTGCGATCGACCCTGGCGCGGGTTCCCCAACTCCTTTCGCGGGGGGCATTGCCCGACACGGCCACGGGGTTGGGGAATCGGCTGTTTTGTCGTCAACTCACGGTTCCTTCGCTGTTGGTGGAAGTGGGCTTTTTAACCAACGAGACCGATCGCACGATTCTCAAAAATCAAGGTTGGGGCATTGCCACCGGCCTCAGCGATGGCCTGCAACAAATTTTGCTGGAATTCCCCGCCCAGCCCTACAGCAGCATTCAAATCGAGGTGAATAATCAGCGCTATCCCGAGCGGGGTGTGCTGATCAATGGCAATTCCTACATCCCGATCGACCTGGCCGATCGCCTGGGAATCAAAGTGGCCACCAACCCGCAAATCGTCCGGGTACGCTACCAAAACATCGTTTACTTCAAGGCGATCGACCTGCGGCAATACAACATCTCTGTGGGTTGGAACAGCCAAACTCGCGCCGTCACCCTCCGCACCAACCTCTTGGTTTCCAACACCCTGAAGGGGCAAATTATGGGACTGGGCAGCACCGTTGATGCCCAAATGCTGACCTTTCTGAGGGCCTTTAACCCCAATGCGGGTAGCCAGTTTCCCGATTTACCGCGCCTTTACCGCGAAGAGGCGATCGCCGAGGGGGTCAATTTTGATCTAGCCTTTGCCCAAATGTGTGTGGAAACGGACTTTCTGCAATTTCCGGGCCCCACCAAATCCAGCCAAAACAACTTTGGGGGGCTGGGGGCCTTGGGGGGCAATCCCGAGGGGGCTTCCTTTGCCAGTGCGCGGCTGGGGGTGCGGGCCCACATCCAACACCTCAAGGCCTACGCCAGCACGGAACCCTTGGCGAATGCGGTGGTGGATCCTCGGTTTAGCTTTGTGCCGCGCGGCGTGGCTCCCACGGTGGCGCTGCTGAGTGGGCGTTGGGAGGCGGATATGAACTATGGCGATAAGATTTTGTCCCGCACGCGCCAGCTCTACGAGGTGTCTGGGCTGTTGTAG